In the Ipomoea triloba cultivar NCNSP0323 chromosome 6, ASM357664v1 genome, one interval contains:
- the LOC116023461 gene encoding protein LURP-one-related 8-like — protein sequence MTKVHPNASSAIPTALADEELPKPACHCLSSAPQPTVLTVWKKSLLFNCDGFTVFDDKGNLVYRVDNYYDSSNRAEIILMDASGNSLFTIRRKRLSLADNWVVYDGETADRPLYSVRKHVSLLX from the exons ATGACAAAGGTACACCCAAACGCGTCCTCCGCCATTCCTACTGCTCTGGCTGATGAGGAGCTTCCCAAGCCGGCCTGCCACTGCCTCTCATCGGCGCCTCAGCCTACAGTGCTCACCGTGTGGAAGAAGTCGCTGCTTTTCAACTGCGACGGCTTTACGGTGTTCGACGATAAGGGGAACCTCGTCTACCGCGTTGATAACTACTATGACTCCAGCAATCGAGCCGAAATCATTCTCATGGACGCCTCCGGCAACTCGCTCTTCACTATTCGCCGCAAG AGGCTAAGCTTGGCGGACAACTGGGTGGTGTACGACGGAGAGACGGCGGATCGTCCGCTGTATTCCGTTAGGAAGCACGTGAGCCTCCTGAANtga
- the LOC116021545 gene encoding protein LURP-one-related 8-like, translating to MTKVHPNASSAIPTALADEELPKPACHCLSSAPQPTVLTVWKKSLLFNCDGFTVFDDKGNLVYRVDNYYDSSNRAEIILMDASGNSLFTIRRKRLSLADNWVVYDGETADRPLYSVRKHVSLLNSKSLAHVTSLRGSGAKGSKNARIYEIEGSYSNRSCVMYDDVRRRVAEIKRKEAVAGGVVFGRDVFRLIVQPEIDPSVSMAMVILLEQMFGGGSSKRFSY from the exons ATGACAAAGGTACACCCAAACGCGTCCTCCGCCATTCCTACTGCTCTGGCTGATGAGGAGCTTCCCAAGCCGGCCTGCCACTGCCTCTCATCGGCGCCTCAGCCTACAGTGCTCACCGTGTGGAAGAAGTCGCTGCTTTTCAACTGCGACGGCTTTACGGTGTTCGACGATAAGGGGAACCTCGTCTACCGCGTTGATAACTACTATGACTCCAGCAATCGAGCCGAAATCATTCTCATGGACGCCTCCGGCAACTCGCTCTTCACTATTCGCCGCAAG AGGCTAAGCTTGGCGGACAACTGGGTGGTGTACGACGGAGAGACGGCGGATCGTCCGCTGTATTCCGTTAGGAAGCACGTGAGCCTCCTGAATTCGAAGTCCCTAGCGCACGTGACCTCGCTCCGTGGCTCCGGAGCGAAAGGATCGAAGAATGCCAGGATTTACGAGATCGAAGGGTCCTATTCCAACCGGAGCTGCGTCATGTACGACGACGTGCGTCGGCGCGTGGCGGAGATCAAGAGGAAGGAGGCCGTGGCCGGAGGAGTGGTTTTCGGGAGAGACGTCTTCCGCCTAATTGTACAGCCGGAAATCGATCCTTCCGTCTCCATGGCTATGGTTATCCTTCTTGAACAGATGTTTGGAGGAGGCTCCTCCAAACGCTTTTCctactga